In Streptomyces alboniger, the following are encoded in one genomic region:
- a CDS encoding alpha-lytic protease prodomain-containing protein: MLPIPHRRAAATRAAVAVAAGALVLAGLPGSALAQAGPAASPFPSPAESAAVGKTSPGVLKAMQRDLGLTSAQAKARLVNEAEAGADAGALRNALGRDFAGAWVHGATSHQLTVATTDAADVPLIEARGARARVVPYSVAQLDSAKAKLDRAAKKEATRDAPVWYVDVRSNAVVVRAVKAGAARSLVSAAGVDSSLVQVERTRERPRPLYDLVGGDAYYMGGGRCSIGFSVTKGAQQGFATAGHCGRVGTATTGYNRVAQGTFQGSIFPGRDMAWVATNTQWTATPYVKGPGGQRVGVGGSTQSPVGASICRSGSTTGWHCGTISQHNTSVTYPQGTISGVTRTTVCAEPGDSGGSYISGSQAQGVTSGGSGNCRSGGTTFHQPINPLLQQFGLTLRTTGGGGNPEPGEPEPGGTWASGRVYAAGDSVTYGGSTYRCLQAHQAQVGWEPAGTPALWEAA, from the coding sequence ATGCTCCCCATACCCCACAGACGTGCCGCCGCGACCCGCGCCGCCGTCGCCGTCGCGGCCGGTGCGCTGGTGCTCGCCGGGCTGCCCGGCAGCGCCCTCGCGCAGGCCGGCCCCGCCGCCTCCCCGTTCCCCTCCCCCGCCGAGAGCGCCGCCGTCGGCAAGACCTCTCCCGGAGTCTTGAAGGCGATGCAGCGCGACCTCGGCCTCACGTCGGCGCAGGCCAAGGCTCGTTTGGTCAACGAGGCCGAGGCCGGCGCCGACGCGGGAGCCCTGCGGAACGCGCTCGGCCGTGACTTCGCGGGCGCCTGGGTGCACGGCGCCACCTCCCACCAGCTCACCGTGGCCACCACCGACGCCGCCGACGTCCCCCTCATCGAGGCGCGCGGCGCGCGGGCGCGGGTCGTGCCGTACTCGGTCGCCCAACTGGACTCGGCGAAGGCCAAGTTGGACCGGGCGGCGAAGAAGGAGGCGACGCGCGACGCACCCGTCTGGTACGTCGACGTGCGCTCCAACGCGGTCGTGGTGCGCGCGGTGAAGGCCGGCGCCGCGAGGTCCCTCGTCTCGGCGGCGGGCGTGGACTCCTCCCTCGTACAGGTGGAGAGGACCCGGGAACGGCCCCGGCCGCTGTACGACCTCGTGGGCGGCGACGCGTACTACATGGGAGGCGGCCGCTGCTCCATCGGCTTCTCCGTCACCAAGGGCGCGCAGCAGGGCTTCGCCACGGCCGGGCACTGCGGGCGCGTGGGCACGGCGACCACCGGCTACAACCGGGTGGCCCAGGGCACGTTCCAGGGGTCGATCTTCCCCGGCAGGGACATGGCCTGGGTCGCCACGAACACGCAGTGGACCGCCACCCCGTACGTGAAGGGTCCGGGCGGCCAGCGGGTCGGCGTCGGGGGCTCCACGCAGTCCCCGGTGGGTGCGTCGATCTGCCGGTCAGGCTCCACGACGGGGTGGCACTGCGGCACCATCTCGCAGCACAACACCAGCGTCACCTACCCCCAGGGCACCATCAGCGGCGTGACCAGGACCACGGTCTGCGCGGAGCCCGGTGACTCGGGCGGCTCCTACATCTCCGGGAGCCAGGCGCAGGGCGTCACCTCGGGCGGGTCGGGCAACTGCCGCAGTGGCGGTACGACGTTCCACCAGCCGATCAATCCGCTGCTCCAGCAGTTCGGCCTGACGCTCAGGACCACGGGGGGTGGGGGCAACCCTGAGCCCGGTGAGCCCGAGCCCGGGGGTACGTGGGCCTCAGGCCGGGTCTACGCGGCAGGTGACTCCGTGACGTACGGCGGATCCACGTATCGCTGCTTGCAGGCGCATCAGGCACAGGTCGGCTGGGAGCCGGCCGGTACGCCCGCGCTGTGGGAAGCCGCCTGA
- a CDS encoding LysR family transcriptional regulator produces MDLELRHLKTIRAIADAGSLTKAATALGLAQPALSAQLKRIERVLGGELFERGRHGVRATALGEFVLARARVVLPAVSGLREEARRFAGAWEGGAEFRLGGTHGPLLGALVDRLAAAHPGVPVSTHTSWSERDIAARTAAGRLDFALVGTCGASAPPESELLVWREVGRDPVFVMLPTGHPLAGRQEIELALLAGEAWADVPGDGCFGDCFTAACARAGFTPARVYETDVASCVHLVQVGRAVGLCRATFPPTPGLVTRPLAGTPLYWRHVLGWHPAAPARDTAAAVFAQARTAHAEAAARSESYTAWLAAPSATRGAGASPGPP; encoded by the coding sequence ATGGACCTGGAGTTGCGGCACCTGAAGACGATCCGGGCGATCGCCGACGCGGGCAGCCTCACCAAGGCGGCCACCGCGCTCGGGCTCGCCCAGCCCGCCCTGAGCGCGCAGTTGAAGCGGATCGAGCGTGTTCTCGGCGGGGAGTTGTTCGAGCGGGGGCGGCACGGGGTGCGGGCCACCGCGCTCGGTGAGTTCGTGCTGGCGCGGGCCCGGGTCGTGCTGCCCGCGGTGAGCGGGCTGCGGGAGGAGGCGCGGCGGTTCGCGGGGGCCTGGGAGGGCGGCGCCGAGTTCCGGCTCGGCGGAACGCACGGGCCGCTGCTCGGCGCGCTGGTGGACCGGCTCGCCGCCGCGCACCCGGGAGTGCCGGTGTCGACCCACACCTCCTGGTCGGAGCGGGACATCGCGGCGCGCACGGCGGCCGGGCGGCTGGACTTCGCGCTGGTGGGGACGTGCGGGGCGAGCGCGCCGCCGGAGAGCGAGCTGCTGGTGTGGCGGGAGGTGGGCCGCGACCCCGTGTTCGTCATGCTGCCGACCGGCCATCCGCTGGCGGGCCGCCAGGAGATCGAGCTGGCGCTGCTGGCGGGTGAGGCATGGGCGGACGTGCCGGGGGACGGCTGTTTCGGGGACTGCTTCACCGCGGCGTGCGCGCGTGCGGGGTTCACTCCCGCGCGGGTGTACGAGACGGATGTCGCGTCCTGCGTCCATCTGGTGCAGGTGGGCCGGGCGGTGGGCCTGTGCCGGGCGACCTTCCCGCCGACTCCGGGCCTGGTGACCAGGCCCCTGGCGGGGACGCCGCTGTACTGGCGTCATGTGCTCGGCTGGCACCCGGCGGCCCCGGCCCGCGACACGGCGGCGGCGGTCTTCGCCCAGGCCCGCACGGCCCACGCCGAGGCGGCGGCCCGCAGCGAGAGCTACACGGCGTGGCTGGCGGCGCCTTCGGCGACGCGGGGCGCTGGGGCCTCGCCGGGCCCTCCTTGA
- the glgX gene encoding glycogen debranching protein GlgX: MSSASEQGAVREARAKGRAAPERPAPAVNGSRRPAGRVVPTRPVWPGAPTPLGARFRVGPDGVAGTNFALWAGGAESVELCLFDDRGGETRCPLTELTHEIWHGFVPGVRPGQRYGYRVHGRWDPWTGARWNPAKLLLDPYARAVDGDFALPAEVYGHVRDWPQQHVADTVRDDRDSAPYVPKGVVVHDHAPDDEWADDRRPKTPWADSVIYELHVRGFTKLHPGVPPELRGTYAGLAHPAALDHLVRLGVTAVELLPVHQFAHEDHLLRRGLRNYWGYNSIGYFAPHAAYAASGTAGQQVGEFKRMVRALHEAGIEVILDVVYNHTAEAGELGPMLSLKGIDNRGYYRLQPGDARRYADYTGCGNTLQVVQPHVLRLITDSLRYWVTEMGVDGFRFDLAAALARSFHDVDMLSPFLAVIAQDPVLRRVKLIAEPWDVGSGGYQVGAFPPLWTEWNDRYRGAVRDFWRGALPDVRDLGYRLSGSSDLYAWGGRRPYASVNFVTAHDGFTLRDLVSYERKHNEANGEGNRDGSDDNRSWNCGAEGETDDADISALRRRQLRNLTTTLLLSTGVPMFVAGDEMGRTQGGSNNAYCQDNEVSWVDWGLREEPGWRELFALTSRLIELRHRHPVLRRRAFFSGRAHSADGLRDLAWFTTRGTEMTEADWYAPAATLGMYLSGRDIPGRDARGAQVVDDSFLAVLHAADRPARFVLPGPPWASSYEVVVDTALEEQGEPPGTVHRAGGAVTVAGRTVLLLRVRDA, encoded by the coding sequence GTGTCGAGCGCATCCGAGCAAGGGGCAGTGCGGGAGGCACGGGCGAAGGGGCGCGCCGCGCCCGAGCGGCCGGCCCCCGCGGTGAACGGGAGCAGGAGGCCCGCGGGCCGCGTGGTGCCGACGCGGCCGGTGTGGCCGGGGGCGCCGACGCCGCTCGGGGCACGCTTCAGGGTCGGTCCCGACGGGGTGGCGGGGACCAACTTCGCGCTGTGGGCGGGCGGGGCGGAGTCGGTGGAGCTGTGTCTGTTCGACGACCGGGGCGGTGAGACGCGCTGTCCCCTGACCGAGCTGACGCACGAGATCTGGCACGGTTTCGTGCCGGGCGTGCGGCCCGGCCAGCGGTACGGCTATCGCGTGCACGGCCGCTGGGATCCGTGGACGGGCGCCCGCTGGAATCCGGCGAAGCTGCTCCTCGATCCGTACGCGCGAGCGGTGGACGGTGACTTCGCGCTGCCCGCCGAGGTGTACGGGCATGTGCGCGACTGGCCCCAGCAGCACGTGGCGGACACCGTGCGCGACGACCGGGACTCGGCGCCGTACGTCCCCAAGGGCGTGGTCGTGCACGACCACGCGCCGGACGACGAGTGGGCCGACGACCGGCGGCCGAAGACGCCGTGGGCGGACTCGGTCATCTACGAGCTGCACGTGCGGGGCTTCACCAAGCTGCATCCGGGGGTTCCGCCGGAGCTGCGCGGCACGTACGCGGGTCTTGCGCACCCCGCCGCGCTCGACCATCTCGTACGTCTTGGGGTGACGGCGGTCGAGCTGCTGCCGGTGCACCAGTTCGCGCACGAGGACCATCTGCTGCGGCGGGGGCTCAGGAACTACTGGGGGTACAACTCGATCGGCTACTTCGCCCCGCACGCGGCGTACGCGGCGTCGGGTACGGCGGGTCAGCAGGTCGGTGAGTTCAAGCGGATGGTGCGGGCGCTGCACGAGGCCGGGATCGAGGTGATCCTCGACGTGGTCTACAACCACACGGCGGAAGCCGGTGAGCTGGGCCCGATGCTGTCGCTCAAGGGCATCGACAACCGCGGCTACTACCGGTTGCAGCCGGGTGACGCGCGGCGGTACGCGGACTACACGGGCTGCGGGAACACGCTCCAGGTCGTCCAGCCGCACGTGCTGCGCCTGATCACGGACTCGCTGCGGTACTGGGTGACGGAGATGGGCGTGGACGGCTTCCGCTTCGATCTGGCGGCGGCGCTCGCGCGGTCCTTCCACGACGTCGACATGCTCTCGCCGTTCCTCGCGGTGATCGCGCAGGATCCGGTGCTGCGGCGCGTGAAGCTCATCGCGGAGCCGTGGGACGTGGGGTCGGGCGGCTATCAGGTGGGGGCGTTCCCTCCGCTGTGGACGGAGTGGAACGACCGCTACCGGGGCGCGGTACGGGACTTCTGGCGGGGCGCGCTGCCGGACGTACGGGATCTGGGGTACCGGCTCTCGGGGTCCAGCGATCTGTACGCGTGGGGCGGGCGCAGGCCGTACGCGTCGGTGAACTTCGTGACCGCGCACGACGGTTTCACGCTGCGGGACCTGGTGTCGTACGAGCGGAAGCACAACGAGGCCAACGGCGAGGGGAACCGGGACGGCTCGGACGACAACCGCTCCTGGAACTGCGGGGCCGAGGGTGAGACGGACGACGCGGACATATCGGCGCTGCGGCGCCGGCAGCTGCGCAACCTCACGACGACGCTGCTGCTGTCGACGGGCGTGCCGATGTTCGTCGCCGGGGACGAGATGGGGCGCACGCAGGGCGGTTCGAACAACGCGTACTGCCAGGACAACGAGGTCAGCTGGGTCGACTGGGGGCTGCGGGAGGAGCCGGGCTGGCGTGAGCTGTTCGCGCTGACGTCACGCCTGATAGAGCTGAGGCACCGGCACCCCGTCCTGCGGCGGCGGGCGTTCTTCTCGGGGCGCGCGCACTCGGCGGACGGGCTGCGGGATCTGGCGTGGTTCACGACGCGCGGCACGGAGATGACGGAGGCCGACTGGTACGCGCCCGCGGCGACGCTCGGGATGTACCTCTCCGGGCGTGACATACCGGGCCGTGACGCCCGGGGGGCGCAGGTGGTCGACGACAGCTTCCTCGCGGTCCTGCACGCGGCGGACCGTCCGGCGCGCTTCGTGCTGCCGGGACCGCCGTGGGCCTCGTCGTACGAGGTCGTCGTGGACACCGCGCTGGAGGAGCAGGGGGAGCCGCCCGGCACCGTGCACCGGGCGGGGGGCGCGGTGACGGTGGCGGGGCGAACGGTGTTGTTGTTGCGGGTCCGCGACGCCTGA
- a CDS encoding L,D-transpeptidase: MTWAGLLAGAAGCTGGGLDGVLGKPRSPADAIRVTPDDESRGVKPDERLEVKVPGGRLESVEVVRTQDAQQFDVPGRIDEDGMTWRPLDKGPLAVAATYKVDAVALDGHGRRTARHTTFRTEVPDKRFVAYVAPENRSTVGTGMIISLEFNQEVENRAAVQRAIEVTARPAVDIRPHWFGKTRVDFRPEKYWKPGTKVTVGLRLRDVEAAPGVFGLQDKTFAFTVGRNQESLVDAADHTMEVRRDGELISTVPITAGAPKTTTYNGKMVVTEMLEVTRMNSRTVGFGGEYDIPDVPHAIRLTTSGTFLHGNYWAPDAPGNTNVSHGCVGLRDVKGGSSKTPAGWFFDRTLIGDVVEVVNSDDKKVAPDNGLGGWNMGWKDWVKSG; this comes from the coding sequence GTGACATGGGCCGGACTGCTGGCCGGGGCGGCGGGCTGCACCGGCGGCGGCCTCGACGGAGTCCTCGGGAAACCGCGCTCACCCGCGGACGCGATCCGGGTGACCCCCGACGACGAGAGCAGAGGCGTCAAGCCCGACGAACGGCTGGAGGTGAAGGTCCCCGGCGGCCGACTGGAGTCGGTCGAGGTGGTCCGGACGCAGGACGCGCAGCAGTTCGATGTGCCCGGCCGCATCGACGAGGACGGCATGACCTGGCGCCCTCTGGACAAGGGCCCGCTCGCCGTCGCCGCCACCTACAAGGTCGACGCCGTCGCCCTGGACGGCCACGGCCGCCGCACCGCCCGGCACACGACCTTCCGGACGGAGGTCCCCGACAAGCGCTTCGTCGCCTACGTGGCGCCCGAGAACCGCTCCACGGTCGGCACCGGCATGATCATCTCCCTGGAGTTCAACCAGGAGGTGGAGAACCGCGCGGCGGTGCAGCGCGCCATCGAGGTCACCGCCCGCCCGGCCGTCGACATCCGCCCGCACTGGTTCGGCAAGACCCGCGTGGACTTCCGCCCCGAGAAGTACTGGAAGCCCGGCACGAAGGTCACCGTCGGACTGCGGCTGCGCGACGTCGAGGCCGCGCCCGGTGTCTTCGGCCTCCAGGACAAGACCTTCGCGTTCACCGTCGGCCGCAACCAGGAGTCGCTGGTCGACGCCGCCGACCACACCATGGAGGTGCGCCGCGACGGTGAGCTGATCTCCACCGTGCCGATCACCGCTGGAGCCCCCAAGACCACCACGTACAACGGGAAGATGGTGGTGACGGAGATGCTCGAAGTGACCCGCATGAACAGCCGCACGGTCGGCTTCGGCGGCGAGTACGACATCCCCGACGTGCCGCACGCCATCCGCCTGACGACCTCCGGCACCTTCCTGCACGGCAACTACTGGGCCCCGGACGCCCCCGGCAACACGAATGTCAGCCATGGTTGCGTGGGCCTGCGCGACGTGAAGGGCGGCAGTTCCAAGACACCCGCGGGCTGGTTCTTCGACCGCACCCTCATCGGGGACGTCGTCGAAGTGGTCAACAGCGATGACAAGAAAGTCGCTCCCGACAACGGCCTCGGCGGCTGGAACATGGGGTGGAAGGACTGGGTGAAATCAGGGTGA
- a CDS encoding L,D-transpeptidase codes for MNGRPISGTSVGARTRARRRGARGLTAVLSGAALLAVAACGGGGSDAGGDGKGKADKNAPSAAVVTIAPKDGAKSVATSGALKISADKGKLSQVKVEDSKGNPVPGKITSGGAAWTPAHHLAAATTYKVHAVAKDSEGRASAKDTSFTTLTPQNTFIGQFTPEDGSKVGVGMPFSVRFTRGITDPKAVEKAIEIKTEPSVPVEGHWFGNDRIDFRPEKYWKAGTKVTVKLNLDGVEGRPGVYGKQSKTLDFTIGRSQVSTVDAKTHQMKVVRDGKQIKKIPITAGAPGTTTYNGQMVISEKLQVTRMNGETVGFGGEYDIKDVPHAMRLSTSGTFIHGNYWAGGVFGNSNASHGCIGLSDVRGGYSKKTPAGWFFNNSMIGDVVVVKNSADKNIQPENGYNGWNMSWEKWKA; via the coding sequence TTGAACGGGCGACCGATATCGGGGACGTCGGTTGGCGCGCGCACGCGCGCGCGACGGCGGGGCGCCAGAGGGCTGACAGCGGTGCTGTCGGGAGCGGCACTGCTGGCGGTGGCGGCCTGCGGCGGGGGCGGCTCGGACGCGGGCGGGGACGGCAAGGGCAAGGCGGACAAGAACGCCCCGTCGGCGGCCGTCGTGACGATAGCCCCCAAGGACGGGGCGAAGTCGGTGGCCACCAGCGGGGCCCTGAAGATATCCGCCGACAAGGGCAAGCTCTCCCAGGTCAAGGTCGAGGACAGCAAGGGCAACCCGGTCCCCGGCAAGATCACCTCGGGCGGCGCGGCCTGGACGCCCGCGCACCACCTCGCGGCGGCCACGACGTACAAGGTCCACGCGGTGGCGAAGGACTCCGAGGGCCGCGCGTCGGCCAAGGACACCTCCTTCACCACCCTCACCCCGCAGAACACCTTCATCGGCCAGTTCACACCGGAGGACGGCTCGAAGGTCGGCGTCGGAATGCCGTTCTCGGTGCGGTTCACGCGCGGCATCACCGACCCGAAGGCCGTCGAGAAGGCCATCGAGATCAAGACCGAGCCGTCCGTGCCGGTCGAGGGCCACTGGTTCGGCAACGACCGCATCGACTTCCGCCCGGAGAAGTACTGGAAGGCCGGTACGAAGGTCACCGTCAAGCTCAACCTCGACGGTGTCGAGGGCCGCCCGGGCGTCTACGGCAAGCAGTCCAAGACCCTGGACTTCACCATCGGCCGCAGCCAGGTCTCCACCGTCGACGCCAAGACGCACCAGATGAAGGTCGTCCGCGACGGCAAGCAGATCAAGAAGATCCCGATCACCGCGGGCGCGCCCGGCACGACCACGTACAACGGCCAGATGGTCATCAGCGAGAAGCTCCAGGTGACCCGGATGAACGGCGAGACCGTCGGCTTCGGCGGCGAGTACGACATCAAGGACGTCCCGCACGCGATGCGCCTGTCGACCTCCGGCACGTTCATCCACGGCAACTACTGGGCGGGCGGCGTCTTCGGCAACTCCAACGCCAGCCACGGCTGCATAGGTCTGAGCGACGTGCGCGGCGGCTACAGCAAGAAGACGCCCGCCGGCTGGTTCTTCAACAACTCGATGATCGGCGACGTCGTCGTGGTGAAGAACTCCGCGGACAAGAACATCCAGCCCGAGAACGGCTACAACGGCTGGAACATGTCGTGGGAGAAGTGGAAGGCGTAA
- a CDS encoding enoyl-CoA hydratase/isomerase family protein, whose translation MTAHLEVAEGVGTIRLDRPPMNALDIATQDRLKELAAEATRRDDVRAVVIYGGEKVFAAGADIKEMQAMDHAAMIARSGALQESFTAVARIPKPVVAAVNGYALGGGCELALCADFRIAADNVKLGQPEILLGLIPGAGGTQRLARLVGPSKAKDLIFTGRQVKAEEALAIGLVDRVVPAAEVYEQAHAWAARLAQGPAIALRAAKESIDAGLETDLDTGLAIERTWFAGLFATEDRQRGMRSFVEEGPGKAKFV comes from the coding sequence ATGACTGCACACCTCGAAGTCGCTGAAGGCGTCGGCACGATCCGGCTCGACCGTCCCCCCATGAACGCCCTGGACATCGCCACCCAGGACCGCCTCAAGGAACTCGCCGCCGAGGCCACGCGCCGCGACGACGTGCGCGCCGTGGTGATCTATGGCGGCGAGAAGGTGTTCGCGGCGGGCGCGGACATCAAGGAGATGCAGGCCATGGACCACGCGGCCATGATCGCGCGCTCCGGGGCCCTCCAGGAGTCCTTCACCGCGGTGGCCCGCATCCCCAAGCCCGTCGTCGCCGCCGTCAACGGCTACGCGCTCGGCGGCGGTTGCGAACTGGCCCTGTGTGCCGACTTCCGCATCGCCGCGGACAACGTCAAGCTCGGCCAGCCCGAGATCCTGCTGGGCCTCATCCCCGGTGCGGGCGGCACCCAGCGCCTCGCCCGCCTGGTCGGCCCGTCCAAGGCCAAGGACCTCATCTTCACCGGGCGCCAGGTGAAGGCGGAGGAGGCGCTCGCCATCGGCCTGGTGGACCGCGTCGTACCCGCCGCCGAGGTGTACGAGCAGGCGCACGCCTGGGCCGCACGGCTCGCGCAGGGGCCGGCCATCGCGCTGCGCGCCGCCAAGGAGTCCATCGACGCGGGCCTGGAGACGGACCTCGACACGGGCCTGGCCATCGAGCGGACGTGGTTCGCGGGCCTGTTCGCCACGGAGGACCGGCAGCGGGGCATGCGGAGCTTCGTCGAGGAGGGCCCCGGCAAGGCGAAGTTCGTATGA
- a CDS encoding ATP-binding protein, with amino-acid sequence MAGLEGYERPRRHGSATAARWSPAVEDEHALKALELFGNPTDAEVPLPSRPESAAIARRLAQVVVLRHWHLSPKLTEDVVLLVSELVGNAVRHTGARVFGLRMEKRRGWIRVEVRDPSRGLPCLMPVHEMDLSGRGLFLVDKLSDRWGVDLLPRGKTTWFEMRVSDR; translated from the coding sequence ATGGCGGGGCTGGAGGGTTACGAACGGCCGCGGCGGCACGGGAGTGCGACCGCGGCGCGCTGGTCGCCGGCGGTAGAGGACGAACACGCGCTGAAGGCGCTCGAGTTGTTCGGCAATCCGACGGACGCGGAAGTTCCGCTGCCGTCGCGCCCGGAGTCCGCCGCCATCGCGCGCCGACTCGCCCAGGTCGTCGTCCTGCGCCACTGGCACCTCTCCCCGAAGCTCACCGAGGACGTCGTCCTGCTCGTCTCCGAACTCGTCGGGAACGCCGTGCGGCACACCGGCGCCCGGGTCTTCGGCCTCCGCATGGAGAAGCGGCGCGGCTGGATCCGCGTGGAGGTCCGCGACCCCTCGCGGGGCCTGCCCTGTCTGATGCCCGTGCACGAGATGGACCTGAGCGGACGCGGCCTCTTCCTCGTCGACAAGCTCTCCGACCGCTGGGGCGTCGATCTGCTGCCGCGCGGCAAGACGACGTGGTTCGAGATGCGGGTCTCCGACCGCTGA
- a CDS encoding polysaccharide deacetylase family protein produces the protein MTEHATDAGAPGGRRRGVLRAGAAVTATGIGAALGATLGGGLLAGCGTTGSGRASDPARASYPTRATDSARASGPAGTTDPAHSSGPVRTSDPARNGPPSSRAPSPGPAPRRFPGLPEQITHGPRDRPRVALTFHGQGDPATAEALLAEAERAGAKVTVLAVGGWLDEHPALARRILDGGHDLGNHTLRHLDINDMSEADAYAEITGCADRLRRLTGSVGTWFRPSRARTASPLVTRLAHRAGYPHVLSYDVDSLDFTSPGAPAVTRTIAAEVRAGSVVSLHFGYADTVAALPDILQELERRGLRAVTTTELLT, from the coding sequence GTGACTGAGCATGCGACGGATGCGGGAGCCCCCGGCGGCAGGCGGCGGGGGGTGCTGCGGGCCGGGGCGGCGGTGACCGCCACGGGGATCGGAGCCGCGCTCGGAGCCACGCTCGGGGGCGGGCTCCTCGCGGGATGCGGCACCACGGGCTCCGGGCGCGCCTCCGACCCCGCGCGCGCCTCCTACCCCACACGCGCCACGGACTCCGCACGCGCTTCCGGCCCCGCGGGCACTACGGACCCCGCGCACTCCTCAGGCCCCGTGCGCACCTCCGACCCCGCACGCAACGGCCCTCCCTCCTCCAGGGCGCCCTCGCCAGGACCCGCGCCCCGCCGCTTCCCCGGCCTCCCCGAACAGATCACCCACGGCCCCCGCGACCGCCCCCGGGTCGCCCTCACCTTCCACGGGCAGGGCGATCCCGCCACCGCCGAGGCGCTGCTCGCCGAGGCGGAGAGGGCGGGCGCCAAGGTCACCGTGCTCGCCGTCGGCGGCTGGCTCGACGAACACCCCGCCCTCGCCCGCCGCATCCTGGACGGCGGCCACGACCTCGGCAACCACACCCTGCGCCACCTCGACATCAACGACATGTCCGAGGCCGACGCCTACGCCGAGATCACCGGGTGCGCGGACCGCCTGCGGCGCCTCACCGGCTCCGTCGGCACCTGGTTCCGCCCCTCGCGCGCCCGCACGGCGAGCCCCCTCGTCACCCGCCTCGCCCACCGCGCGGGGTATCCGCACGTCCTCTCGTACGACGTCGACTCCCTCGACTTCACCTCGCCGGGCGCCCCGGCCGTCACCCGCACGATCGCCGCCGAGGTCCGTGCGGGATCCGTGGTGAGCCTGCACTTCGGGTACGCGGACACCGTCGCCGCGCTCCCCGACATCCTGCAAGAACTGGAACGCCGCGGCCTGCGCGCGGTGACGACCACGGAGCTGCTGACCTGA
- a CDS encoding YncE family protein, with protein sequence MSRTRLNLTKRAAAALAAGAVLAALAGCGGDKRSDEALGTEGVRKPAKPKSAPGLPGMPPVLDPKDAYAADRPNALSPVAKKFLPRVYVPNTESDTVSVIDPKKFKVVETIKVGDQPQHVVPSWDMKTLWVNNDLGDSLTAIDPVTGETGRTVDVSDPYNLYFTPNGKHAIVMASMDRELVFRDPKTMNRVKTVPVTCAGVNHADFSMDGRYFIVSCEFSGELLKVDTEKMKIVGQQKIPFKGAMPQDVKMSPDGKTFYIADMMAHGMWVLDGKKFTTPKLLRTGKGCHGLYVSRDSKEMYISNRGEGTISVFDFPKNRLTKKWKLPQGGSPDMGGVSADGNTLWLSGRYDSEVYAIDTRTGVQLARIPVGSGPHGLAVYPQPGRYSLGHTGIFR encoded by the coding sequence ATGTCCCGTACGCGACTGAACCTGACCAAGCGCGCCGCCGCCGCTCTCGCCGCCGGTGCCGTCCTCGCCGCCCTCGCCGGCTGCGGCGGCGACAAGCGGTCCGACGAGGCCCTCGGTACCGAGGGCGTCCGCAAGCCCGCGAAGCCCAAGTCCGCCCCCGGGCTGCCCGGCATGCCGCCCGTCCTCGACCCCAAGGACGCCTATGCCGCGGACCGGCCGAACGCCCTTTCGCCCGTGGCCAAGAAGTTCCTGCCGCGCGTCTACGTCCCGAACACCGAGTCCGACACGGTGTCCGTCATCGACCCCAAGAAGTTCAAGGTCGTCGAGACCATCAAGGTCGGCGACCAGCCGCAGCACGTCGTCCCCTCCTGGGACATGAAGACCCTCTGGGTCAACAACGACCTCGGCGACAGCCTCACCGCCATCGACCCGGTCACCGGCGAGACGGGCCGCACCGTCGACGTCTCGGACCCGTACAACCTCTACTTCACGCCGAACGGCAAGCACGCCATCGTCATGGCCTCCATGGACCGCGAACTCGTCTTCCGCGACCCGAAGACCATGAACCGCGTCAAGACCGTCCCCGTGACCTGCGCGGGCGTCAACCACGCCGACTTCTCCATGGACGGCCGCTACTTCATCGTCTCCTGCGAGTTCTCCGGCGAACTCCTCAAGGTCGACACGGAGAAGATGAAGATCGTCGGCCAGCAGAAGATCCCCTTCAAGGGCGCCATGCCGCAGGACGTGAAGATGTCCCCGGACGGCAAGACGTTCTACATCGCCGACATGATGGCGCACGGCATGTGGGTCCTGGACGGCAAGAAGTTCACGACGCCGAAGCTCCTGCGCACCGGCAAGGGCTGCCACGGCCTGTACGTCAGCCGCGACTCCAAGGAGATGTACATCTCCAACCGCGGCGAGGGCACCATCTCCGTCTTCGACTTCCCGAAGAACAGACTCACCAAGAAGTGGAAGCTTCCGCAGGGCGGCAGCCCCGACATGGGCGGCGTCTCGGCGGACGGCAACACGCTCTGGCTCTCGGGGCGTTACGACTCCGAGGTGTACGCCATCGACACCCGCACAGGTGTCCAGCTGGCCCGCATTCCGGTCGGCAGCGGGCCACACGGCCTCGCCGTCTACCCGCAGCCCGGGCGCTATTCCCTCGGGCACACGGGCATCTTCCGTTGA